The following proteins come from a genomic window of Pseudomonas syringae:
- a CDS encoding amidase family protein translates to MKNQFGFCLALSIASCTFASQAHASFDGPVFGSIIENKAVYFESSVELQRRMSAGSLTSAGLVTDLLQRIEALNKNGPALNAVIEINPDALQLAAQMDEERSRGEERGPLHGIPVLVKDNLDTGDQMQTTAGSLSMVGLPAQRDAFVVQRLREAGAIIIGKANLSEWAYFRGYEVPSGWSGRGGQTRHPYDLSADPLGSSSGSAVGLAAGFSPLAVGTETNGSIIQPAATSGVIGLRPTLGLLSRTGMIPLSSRQDTPGPMARTVTDAAILLTAMSGTDPLDDATAQATANTVNYVDQLRADALNGRRLGYSSRTHDGMLMDDDPEFQKVKSRLISAGAILVPVDVPSIDSTPEYLVLLHDFKRELNAYLSTRTGLGVSTLDDIIAFNTASDGAQAYDQDLMIDSSGAILDQEDYLSIATSLRTAHRQLIDGLLQQHALDALIDWSEVSFKAVGAIAGYPGITVPVGLEENGLPRGLYFLSTAWDEADLLSYAYALEQSLAASAASSHSGVSQDN, encoded by the coding sequence ATGAAAAATCAGTTTGGTTTCTGTCTCGCGCTCTCGATAGCGTCTTGCACATTTGCCAGCCAGGCGCACGCCAGCTTCGATGGACCGGTTTTCGGTTCGATCATCGAAAACAAGGCGGTTTACTTTGAATCCAGTGTCGAGCTCCAGCGACGCATGAGCGCAGGCAGCCTGACCTCTGCCGGGCTGGTGACAGACCTGCTCCAGCGCATCGAAGCGCTGAACAAAAATGGCCCGGCGCTTAACGCGGTCATTGAAATCAACCCCGACGCGCTCCAGCTAGCCGCGCAAATGGATGAAGAGCGTTCTCGCGGTGAGGAACGTGGGCCGCTGCACGGCATTCCCGTACTGGTGAAAGACAATCTCGATACGGGCGATCAGATGCAGACCACTGCGGGCTCTCTCTCGATGGTCGGCTTGCCTGCGCAACGCGATGCTTTTGTGGTGCAGCGGCTTCGCGAGGCCGGCGCGATCATTATCGGCAAGGCCAATCTCAGCGAATGGGCGTATTTCCGTGGATACGAGGTGCCGAGCGGCTGGAGTGGTCGCGGCGGGCAGACGCGTCATCCCTATGACCTGAGCGCTGATCCGCTTGGCTCCAGCTCCGGTTCGGCAGTGGGCCTTGCGGCTGGATTTTCACCCCTGGCAGTGGGTACCGAGACTAATGGGTCGATCATCCAGCCTGCCGCCACGAGTGGTGTGATAGGGCTGAGGCCTACGCTGGGTCTGCTCAGCCGCACCGGCATGATTCCGCTCTCCAGTCGTCAGGACACCCCCGGACCCATGGCGCGAACGGTCACGGATGCCGCCATCCTGCTGACGGCGATGAGCGGCACCGACCCTCTCGACGACGCCACCGCCCAAGCCACCGCTAACACCGTGAACTATGTCGATCAGCTCAGAGCGGACGCGTTGAATGGCAGGCGCCTGGGCTATTCGAGCCGCACCCATGACGGCATGCTGATGGACGACGATCCTGAATTCCAAAAGGTGAAGAGTCGTTTGATTTCGGCCGGGGCGATACTGGTTCCAGTCGACGTTCCGTCGATTGACAGCACCCCGGAGTATCTAGTGCTGCTGCATGACTTCAAGCGTGAGCTTAACGCTTACTTGAGCACACGCACCGGGCTGGGTGTCAGCACGCTGGATGACATCATTGCATTCAACACCGCGTCGGATGGGGCGCAAGCCTATGACCAGGATTTAATGATCGACTCCTCGGGCGCGATTCTCGATCAGGAGGATTACCTGTCCATTGCAACCAGTCTGCGCACTGCCCATCGGCAATTGATCGATGGGCTCCTGCAACAACACGCGCTTGACGCGCTGATTGACTGGTCAGAGGTTTCGTTCAAAGCGGTTGGCGCAATCGCGGGATATCCGGGAATAACCGTGCCCGTCGGGCTCGAAGAGAATGGCCTGCCAAGAGGGTTATATTTTCTTTCCACGGCCTGGGATGAAGCTGATTTGCTGAGCTATGCCTACGCACTTGAACAGTCGCTTGCAGCGTCTGCAGCTTCGAGTCATTCGGGTGTCAGCCAGGATAATTGA
- a CDS encoding FAD-dependent oxidoreductase: MAERLSNDFQFIDVGRKDPKKKLLRQRKKEFVEIYEPFKPQQSADQAHRCLGCGNPYCEWKCPVHNFIPNWLKLVAEGNILAAAELSHQTNTLPEVCGRVCPQDRLCEGACTLNDGFGAVTIGSVEKYITDTAFAMGWRPDMSKVVPTGKRVAIIGAGPAGLGCADVLVRGGVTPVVFDKNPEIGGLLTFGIPEFKLEKTVLSHRREVFTGMGIEFRLNTEVGKDVTIDQLLEEYDAVFMGMGTYTYMKGGFAGEDLPGVHDALDFLIANVNRNLGFEKAPEDFVDMKGKRVVVLGGGDTAMDCNRTSIRQGAKSVTCAYRRDEENMPGSRKEVKNAKEEGVRFLYNRQPIAIVGEGKVEGVKVVETRLGEPDARGRRSPEPIPGSEEIIPADAVVIAFGFRPSPAPWFEQFTVSTDSQGRVVAPEQAQYKHQTSNPKIFAGGDMVRGSDLVVTAIFEGRNAAEGIMDYLGV, encoded by the coding sequence ATGGCTGAACGTCTCAGTAACGACTTCCAGTTCATCGACGTCGGGCGTAAAGATCCGAAGAAGAAACTGCTGCGTCAACGCAAGAAAGAGTTCGTGGAAATCTACGAACCGTTCAAACCCCAGCAGTCCGCCGATCAGGCGCACCGTTGTCTGGGGTGCGGCAACCCGTATTGCGAGTGGAAGTGCCCGGTGCACAACTTCATTCCCAACTGGCTCAAGCTGGTCGCCGAAGGCAATATTCTTGCGGCGGCGGAATTGTCTCACCAGACCAACACCCTGCCGGAAGTCTGCGGTCGTGTCTGCCCGCAGGATCGCCTGTGTGAAGGTGCCTGCACGCTGAACGACGGTTTCGGCGCGGTCACTATCGGTTCGGTCGAGAAGTACATCACCGATACCGCCTTCGCCATGGGCTGGCGTCCGGACATGTCCAAGGTCGTGCCGACCGGCAAGCGCGTTGCGATCATTGGTGCAGGGCCTGCGGGCCTGGGCTGTGCCGACGTGCTGGTACGTGGCGGCGTGACCCCGGTGGTGTTCGACAAGAACCCGGAAATCGGCGGTCTGCTGACCTTCGGTATTCCGGAGTTCAAGCTGGAAAAAACCGTGTTGAGCCATCGACGTGAAGTGTTCACCGGCATGGGTATTGAGTTCCGGCTCAATACCGAAGTCGGCAAGGACGTCACCATCGATCAACTGCTGGAAGAATACGATGCTGTGTTCATGGGCATGGGCACCTACACCTACATGAAGGGTGGTTTTGCCGGTGAAGACCTGCCAGGCGTACACGACGCACTCGACTTCCTGATTGCCAACGTCAACCGTAACCTCGGCTTCGAAAAGGCCCCGGAAGACTTTGTCGACATGAAGGGCAAGCGTGTTGTTGTACTGGGCGGCGGCGATACGGCGATGGACTGTAACCGTACCTCGATTCGTCAGGGCGCCAAATCGGTGACCTGCGCTTATCGTCGCGACGAAGAAAACATGCCGGGCTCGCGCAAGGAAGTGAAGAACGCCAAGGAAGAAGGCGTTCGTTTCCTCTACAACCGCCAGCCTATCGCCATCGTCGGTGAAGGCAAGGTCGAAGGTGTGAAAGTGGTCGAGACCCGTCTCGGCGAACCCGATGCCCGTGGCCGTCGCAGCCCCGAGCCGATTCCGGGCTCCGAAGAAATCATCCCGGCAGACGCCGTGGTCATCGCCTTCGGTTTCCGGCCAAGCCCTGCGCCCTGGTTCGAGCAGTTCACCGTCAGCACGGACAGCCAGGGGCGTGTCGTAGCCCCGGAACAGGCGCAGTACAAGCACCAGACCAGCAACCCGAAAATCTTCGCCGGTGGCGATATGGTGCGCGGGTCTGATCTGGTGGTGACTGCGATCTTCGAAGGCCGCAATGCGGCTGAAGGGATCATGGATTACCTCGGGGTCTGA
- a CDS encoding SPOR domain-containing protein, whose amino-acid sequence MTSLHADEAFLGHYQLSHDPFAARVPGFKFFPAQRKPVLGQLHHLARYSQLLLAVTGPQGSGKTLLRQALVASTNKQSVQSVVISARGASDAAGVLQQVAQALSVAQAEMQSILSQVVQLGLTGQEVYVLVDDAEQLGDSALEALLGLAAGTPEGRPHVFLFGEPSLLDRLDQLCAELQGATEGERFHVIELQPYTEEETREYLAQRLEGAGQGIALFTADQITDIHEQSDGWPGAINQVARDSMIEAMIASRSAVKRPSVGFNMPKKHVLALGAVVIVAVAAAVLIPGRGDKTATTANAPASAQAQLPLGEGKPTAQQSNNGGPAIEFAGNSQPLPMNGNSQPVMRGPLAEAAGSSDSDEDAVPSGSPAQPPTVTTTAPPAGVPAGQAAAQAPRSSIPAPTPAPAPAAKPAPAPAQVATAKPAPAPAAKPAEKPAAAAAKPAAGGSWYASQAPGHYVVQILGTSSEATAQAYIAEQGGEYRYFKKTLQGKPLYVITYGNFPDRAAALAAIKVLPAKVQAGKPWPRTVASVQQELGASR is encoded by the coding sequence ATGACTAGTTTGCATGCCGACGAGGCCTTCCTCGGCCATTATCAGTTGAGTCATGACCCCTTTGCGGCGCGGGTACCTGGCTTCAAATTCTTCCCTGCCCAGCGCAAGCCGGTGTTGGGGCAGTTGCACCATCTGGCGCGTTACAGCCAGTTGCTGCTGGCCGTCACCGGGCCGCAGGGCAGTGGCAAGACGTTACTGCGCCAGGCGCTGGTCGCCAGCACCAACAAGCAGTCGGTGCAGAGCGTGGTGATTTCCGCGCGCGGAGCCAGCGACGCCGCAGGCGTTCTGCAGCAGGTTGCCCAGGCGTTGAGCGTTGCCCAGGCCGAGATGCAGTCGATTCTGTCGCAGGTCGTGCAGCTCGGGCTAACGGGCCAGGAAGTGTACGTGCTGGTCGACGATGCGGAACAACTCGGCGATTCGGCGCTCGAAGCGTTGCTGGGTCTTGCAGCGGGCACCCCTGAAGGGCGTCCGCACGTGTTCCTGTTTGGCGAGCCATCGCTGCTCGATCGTCTCGATCAGCTGTGTGCCGAATTGCAGGGCGCTACCGAAGGTGAACGCTTTCACGTTATCGAGCTGCAACCCTATACGGAAGAGGAAACCCGAGAGTATCTGGCTCAGCGTCTGGAGGGTGCAGGGCAGGGAATCGCGTTGTTTACTGCCGACCAGATCACCGATATTCATGAACAGTCCGATGGCTGGCCTGGAGCTATCAACCAGGTGGCCCGCGATTCAATGATCGAGGCGATGATCGCGAGTCGTTCCGCGGTCAAGCGTCCAAGTGTGGGGTTCAACATGCCGAAAAAACACGTATTGGCCTTGGGTGCCGTCGTCATAGTGGCCGTGGCAGCAGCAGTGCTGATCCCGGGTCGCGGTGACAAGACTGCCACAACCGCCAATGCCCCTGCTTCCGCTCAGGCGCAATTGCCACTGGGTGAAGGCAAGCCGACTGCTCAGCAATCGAATAACGGTGGCCCGGCCATCGAGTTCGCGGGCAATTCCCAGCCGTTGCCGATGAATGGCAACTCACAGCCGGTAATGCGTGGTCCGCTGGCTGAAGCCGCCGGTTCCAGTGATAGCGACGAAGACGCCGTGCCGAGCGGTTCGCCCGCCCAGCCGCCCACCGTGACCACCACTGCGCCGCCAGCCGGCGTTCCGGCAGGTCAGGCCGCCGCTCAGGCGCCTCGCTCTTCGATTCCGGCACCCACTCCTGCACCCGCTCCGGCCGCCAAACCAGCCCCGGCGCCGGCTCAGGTTGCGACAGCCAAGCCAGCGCCAGCCCCGGCTGCCAAACCTGCTGAAAAACCAGCCGCGGCGGCCGCTAAACCGGCTGCCGGTGGCAGCTGGTACGCCAGTCAGGCGCCAGGCCATTACGTTGTGCAGATCCTCGGCACCAGTTCCGAAGCGACTGCTCAGGCCTACATTGCAGAACAAGGCGGCGAGTACCGTTATTTCAAGAAAACCCTGCAGGGCAAGCCGCTGTACGTGATCACGTATGGCAACTTTCCTGACCGTGCTGCCGCCTTGGCAGCCATCAAGGTATTGCCAGCGAAGGTTCAGGCTGGTAAACCTTGGCCTCGTACTGTCGCCAGCGTCCAACAAGAGCTCGGCGCCAGTCGCTGA
- the gltB gene encoding glutamate synthase large subunit, with amino-acid sequence MKAGLYQPDEFKDNCGFGLIAHMQGEPSHHLLQTAVQALTCMTHRGGINADGKTGDGCGLLIQKPDGFLRAMAQQHFGVDLPRQYAVGMVFLNQDDAKAEAARENMNREILAEGLELVGWRQVPIDTSVLGQLALERLPKIEQVYIGGEGLSDQEFAIKLFSARRRSSVANAADSDHYICSFSHKTIIYKGLMMPADLTAFFPDLSDERLQTAICVFHQRFSTNTLPKWPLAQPFRFLAHNGEINTITGNRNWAQARRTKFSNDLMDLDELGPLVNRVGSDSSSMDNMLELMVTGGIDLFRGVRMIIPPAWQNVETMDPDLRAFYEYNSMHMEPWDGPAGIVMTEGRHAVCLLDRNGLRPARWVTTKNGYITLASEIGVWDYKPEDVIAKGRVGPGQIFAVDTETGQILDTDAIDNRLKSRHPYKQWLRKNALRIQATMEDNDHGSAFYDSEQLKQYMKMYQVTFEERDQVLRPLGEQGQEAVGSMGDDTPMAVLSRRVRSPYDYFRQQFAQVTNPPIDPLREAIVMSLEICLGAERNIFQESPEHASRVILSSPVISPAKWRSLMNLERPGFERHIIDLNYDESLGLEAAVRNVADQAEEAVRSGHTLIVLSDRHIAPGKLPVHASLAVGAVHHRLTEQGLRCDSNILVETATARDPHHFAVLIGFGASAVYPFLAYEVLGDLIRTGEVLGDLYEVFKNYRKGITKGLLKILSKMGISTVASYRGAQLFEAIGLSEEVCNTSFRGVPSRLKGARFVDLEAEQKALAAEAWSPRKPIQQGGLLKFVYGGEYHAYNPDVVSTLQAAVQQGDYSKFKEYTALVDQRPVSMIRDLLQVKTLDQPLNIDEIEPLSEILKRFDSAGISLGALSPEAHEALAEAMNRLGARSNSGEGGEDPARYGTIRSSKIKQIATGRFGVTPEYLVNADVLQIKVAQGAKPGEGGQLPGGKVNGLIAKLRYAVPGVTLISPPPHHDIYSIEDLSQLIFDLKQVNPAALVSVKLVAEAGVGTIAAGVAKAYADLITISGYDGGTGASPLTSIKYAGAPWELGLAETHQTLRGNDLRGKVRVQTDGGLKTGLDVIKAAILGAESFGFGTAPMIALGCKYLRICHLNNCATGVATQNEKLRKDHYIGTVDMVINFFTYVAEETREWLAKLGVRSLEELIGRTDLLDILPGETEKQRHLDLTPLLGSDHIPADKPQFSLVDRNPPFDKGLLAEKMVELAKPAIESLSGGEYELDICNCDRSIGARISGEIARLHGNQGMNKAPITFRFKGTAGQSFGVWNAGGLNMYLEGDANDYVGKGMTAGKLVIVPPKGSPFKTNESAIIGNTCLYGATGGKLFAAGTAGERFAVRNSGAHAVVEGTGDHCCEYMTGGFVCVLGKTGYNFGSGMTGGFAYVLDQDNTFVDLVNHELVEIQRISGESMEAYRTHLQSVLNEYVAETDSEWGRNLAENLDDYLRRFWLVKPKAANLKSLLSSTRANPQ; translated from the coding sequence ATGAAAGCAGGTCTGTACCAACCAGATGAATTCAAGGATAACTGCGGCTTCGGCCTGATCGCTCATATGCAGGGCGAGCCCAGTCATCACCTGTTGCAGACGGCCGTCCAAGCCCTGACCTGCATGACCCACCGTGGCGGTATCAATGCCGACGGCAAGACCGGTGACGGTTGCGGCCTGTTGATCCAGAAGCCCGACGGTTTTCTGCGTGCGATGGCCCAGCAACACTTTGGTGTCGATCTGCCCCGCCAATACGCTGTGGGCATGGTGTTCCTCAATCAGGACGACGCCAAGGCCGAAGCTGCCCGCGAAAACATGAACCGCGAGATCCTCGCCGAGGGCCTCGAACTGGTGGGCTGGCGTCAGGTGCCCATCGACACCAGCGTGCTGGGTCAACTGGCGCTGGAGCGTCTGCCGAAAATCGAGCAGGTGTACATTGGCGGTGAAGGCCTGAGCGATCAGGAATTCGCCATCAAGCTGTTCAGTGCCCGTCGCCGTTCATCGGTGGCCAACGCTGCTGATAGCGATCACTACATCTGCAGCTTTTCGCACAAGACCATCATTTATAAAGGCCTGATGATGCCGGCCGATCTCACGGCCTTCTTCCCGGACCTGAGCGACGAGCGTCTGCAAACCGCCATTTGCGTGTTTCACCAGCGCTTTTCGACCAACACCCTGCCGAAATGGCCGTTGGCCCAGCCGTTCCGCTTTCTTGCCCACAACGGCGAGATCAACACCATCACCGGCAACCGCAACTGGGCGCAGGCGCGCCGCACCAAATTCAGCAACGATCTGATGGATCTGGATGAACTCGGCCCGCTGGTCAACCGTGTGGGTTCTGATTCGTCGAGCATGGACAACATGCTGGAGCTGATGGTCACTGGCGGCATCGACCTGTTCCGTGGCGTGCGCATGATCATTCCGCCTGCGTGGCAGAACGTCGAGACCATGGACCCGGATCTGCGGGCTTTCTATGAATACAACTCCATGCACATGGAGCCGTGGGACGGCCCGGCCGGCATCGTGATGACCGAAGGTCGTCACGCAGTCTGCCTGCTCGACCGCAACGGCCTGCGCCCGGCGCGCTGGGTCACGACCAAGAACGGCTACATCACCCTGGCGTCGGAAATCGGCGTGTGGGATTACAAGCCGGAAGACGTCATCGCCAAGGGCCGTGTCGGTCCGGGGCAGATCTTTGCCGTGGACACCGAAACCGGTCAGATCCTCGACACCGATGCCATCGACAACCGCCTCAAGTCGCGTCATCCGTACAAGCAATGGCTGCGCAAGAATGCCCTGCGCATCCAGGCCACCATGGAAGACAACGACCACGGTTCGGCTTTCTATGACAGCGAGCAGCTCAAGCAGTACATGAAGATGTATCAGGTCACGTTCGAAGAGCGTGATCAGGTGCTGCGTCCGCTCGGCGAGCAGGGGCAGGAAGCCGTCGGTTCAATGGGTGACGACACGCCAATGGCCGTGCTGTCGCGCCGGGTGCGCTCGCCTTACGATTACTTCCGCCAGCAGTTCGCGCAGGTCACCAACCCGCCGATCGACCCGCTGCGTGAAGCCATCGTCATGTCGCTGGAGATCTGCCTCGGTGCCGAGCGCAACATTTTCCAGGAATCGCCAGAGCATGCTTCGCGCGTGATCCTCAGCTCGCCGGTCATTTCTCCGGCCAAATGGCGCTCGCTGATGAACCTGGAACGTCCGGGTTTCGAACGCCACATCATCGACCTGAACTACGACGAAAGCCTCGGTCTCGAAGCCGCTGTGCGTAACGTCGCCGATCAGGCCGAAGAAGCCGTGCGTTCCGGGCATACCCTGATTGTGCTGAGTGACCGCCACATTGCACCGGGCAAACTGCCGGTTCACGCTTCACTGGCGGTCGGTGCCGTTCACCACCGTCTGACCGAGCAGGGCCTGCGTTGCGACAGCAACATTCTGGTCGAAACCGCGACAGCGCGTGACCCGCACCACTTTGCCGTGTTGATCGGCTTTGGTGCCTCGGCGGTGTACCCGTTCCTGGCCTACGAAGTGCTGGGCGACCTGATCCGTACCGGCGAAGTGCTGGGCGATCTGTATGAAGTCTTCAAGAACTACCGCAAAGGCATCACCAAGGGCCTGCTCAAGATTCTGTCGAAGATGGGCATTTCGACGGTTGCGTCCTATCGCGGTGCGCAGCTGTTCGAAGCCATCGGCCTGTCCGAAGAAGTCTGCAACACCAGTTTCCGTGGCGTACCGAGCCGCCTGAAAGGCGCACGCTTCGTCGATCTCGAAGCCGAACAGAAAGCGCTGGCCGCCGAAGCCTGGAGCCCGCGCAAGCCGATCCAGCAGGGCGGCTTGCTCAAATTCGTCTACGGTGGCGAATACCACGCTTATAACCCGGACGTGGTCAGCACCCTGCAGGCCGCTGTGCAGCAAGGCGACTACAGCAAGTTCAAGGAATACACCGCGCTGGTTGATCAGCGTCCGGTGTCGATGATTCGTGACCTGCTGCAGGTCAAGACCCTTGATCAGCCGCTGAACATCGACGAAATCGAGCCATTGAGCGAAATCCTCAAGCGCTTCGATTCGGCCGGTATCTCGCTGGGTGCTTTGTCACCTGAGGCGCACGAAGCGCTGGCGGAGGCAATGAACCGCCTGGGCGCGCGCTCCAACTCTGGTGAAGGCGGTGAAGACCCGGCGCGCTACGGCACCATCCGCAGCTCAAAGATCAAGCAGATCGCCACGGGTCGCTTTGGCGTAACTCCCGAGTACTTGGTCAACGCCGATGTGCTGCAAATCAAGGTCGCGCAGGGCGCCAAGCCGGGCGAGGGCGGGCAACTGCCGGGCGGCAAGGTCAATGGCCTGATCGCCAAGCTGCGCTATGCCGTACCGGGCGTGACGCTGATTTCACCGCCGCCGCACCATGACATCTATTCCATCGAAGACCTGTCGCAGCTTATTTTCGACCTGAAACAGGTCAACCCGGCGGCGCTGGTCTCGGTCAAGCTGGTCGCAGAGGCGGGCGTCGGCACCATCGCCGCTGGCGTGGCCAAGGCCTATGCCGACCTGATCACCATTTCCGGCTACGACGGCGGCACCGGCGCATCGCCGCTGACCTCGATCAAGTACGCTGGCGCGCCGTGGGAACTGGGCCTGGCTGAAACTCACCAGACCCTGCGCGGCAACGACCTGCGCGGCAAGGTCCGGGTGCAGACCGACGGTGGTCTGAAAACCGGTCTGGACGTCATCAAGGCGGCGATTCTCGGCGCTGAAAGCTTCGGCTTCGGTACCGCGCCGATGATCGCGCTGGGCTGTAAATACCTGCGTATCTGCCACCTGAACAACTGCGCCACCGGCGTGGCAACACAGAACGAAAAGCTGCGCAAGGACCACTACATCGGCACCGTCGACATGGTGATCAACTTCTTCACCTACGTGGCTGAAGAAACCCGTGAGTGGCTGGCAAAGCTGGGCGTTCGTTCGCTGGAAGAACTGATCGGTCGTACTGATCTGCTGGACATCCTGCCGGGCGAAACCGAGAAGCAACGGCATCTGGACCTGACCCCCTTGCTGGGCAGTGACCATATTCCGGCTGACAAGCCGCAGTTCAGTCTGGTGGATCGTAACCCGCCATTCGACAAGGGCCTGCTGGCCGAGAAGATGGTGGAGCTGGCCAAACCGGCTATCGAATCCCTCAGCGGTGGCGAGTACGAACTGGACATCTGCAACTGCGACCGCTCCATCGGCGCGCGGATTTCCGGCGAAATCGCCAGGCTGCACGGCAATCAGGGCATGAACAAGGCGCCCATCACGTTCCGTTTCAAAGGCACTGCCGGTCAGAGCTTCGGGGTGTGGAACGCCGGTGGCCTGAACATGTACCTGGAAGGCGACGCCAACGACTACGTAGGCAAGGGCATGACTGCTGGCAAGCTGGTGATCGTGCCGCCCAAAGGCAGCCCGTTCAAGACCAACGAAAGCGCCATCATCGGCAACACCTGCCTGTATGGCGCAACCGGCGGCAAGCTGTTCGCAGCGGGCACGGCAGGCGAGCGTTTTGCAGTGCGTAACTCGGGCGCCCATGCGGTTGTGGAAGGCACCGGCGATCACTGCTGCGAATACATGACCGGCGGTTTCGTCTGTGTGCTTGGCAAGACCGGTTACAACTTCGGTTCCGGGATGACCGGCGGCTTCGCCTACGTGCTCGACCAAGACAACACCTTCGTTGACCTGGTCAACCATGAACTGGTCGAGATCCAGCGCATCAGCGGCGAATCGATGGAGGCCTACCGCACTCACCTGCAAAGCGTCCTCAACGAGTACGTGGCGGAAACCGACAGTGAATGGGGTCGCAACCTCGCGGAAAACCTGGATGACTACTTGCGTCGTTTCTGGCTGGTCAAGCCGAAGGCGGCCAACCTGAAATCGCTGCTTTCCAGCACCCGGGCGAATCCGCAGTAA